DNA sequence from the Scophthalmus maximus strain ysfricsl-2021 chromosome 1, ASM2237912v1, whole genome shotgun sequence genome:
TGCCAGGAGGGAGTGTGAGTACTGGCTCAGTTAAACTTGTGCTCTTCGACAACAGCAAATATGATTactaatcaaaataaataaaacaaacattaatgtttgctgcttttggcacatttacatttctattatttttctgcaCAATGAGATTCCTttagttttgaaacaaaatctGAACTTTTAACCTCATATGCGCTTTTCCTCATAActtgctctctccctctagGAAATCTCCTTCCTGTTTTTGGAGCCCTACCGCTCAGGTTCCTGCTCAGGGTACATGTCCTGTCTGGCATGTCTGTCTGACCAGTCCTGCGGCTGGTGCCCATCGTTGTCCCGTTGCCTGCTTCGGGACGGCCCAGACGTTGAACCCTGCcccgagagagagaagggtgaaggaaaggaagaggatCAGCGCCATCTGCTGTTGGCACCTCAGCAGTGCACCTTGTGTGAAGAGTACAGAGACTGCTCTGCTTGTACTCAGGTATAACCAGATAAAGGCTCAAAAGGTTTTCACACAGTGTCACTATGCTGCTGAAATTGTTTGGCTTAATTTGCTGCTACAATATTCCTGACTCATGCAAATTTAACTTTGGTATTGGGTCTACAGGACCCTTATTGCGAGTGGCAGATAAACTCCAGCAAGAAAGGCGACTACCAGTGCAGTCGACGGGGAAGACTGGATGGATCCATACGTGACCCTACGGGGTGTCCTAGAGTCTGCAACCAGTGAGTTGCAAAAACCTTATTTTTAACAGTGGTGATTTAAGATCCTACATAGTTTCCACAATAACCTGCAGCTCACCCttatttcccctcctccctggtCAAATCTTTGTCTTGCAAAGGAGAAAGACGTGTGGTGAGTGCCTCTCTAACTCCAGCCAGTGTGCATGGTGTGAGTCAGCCCAGGCCTGCTTCTATTTTGCCGCCTACCTCACAAAATACCCCTATGGAGAGTGCAGAGACTGGTATGACAGGTAAAATgaggacattaaaaaaaatcttttcattgAATTTTCAGCTGAGAGTTGATTCACATAATAATTATTTGCTGttcgaataaaaaaaacaagctaatCAAACAAATTTGCAAAATGGGAAGATCCGTGCAAGCAATTTGGCATATTTTGTCAGCTAGTGAATGAAAATTGACCTTAGATCTACCATCTAATAccctcattctttttttctacccGTCAGCGTTCATTCGGTTCCCCAGTGTAAGCAATGTTCAGCtttaaacacatgcacagactgTCTGCGTATATTCCAGTGTGGCTGGTGTGGTGACTACAACAATCCCACTATTGGAAAGTAAGTATGGCAAACGTATAACAATATATCAATAGACTGTCCAGAGTAATCGCAACTGATTTAAGTGACataaattccatttttttattatcaaattgCCGACAGTTTAAAagtcattgttttattgttattttcttgTATTTATTCTGAGTTTTCTGTTCATCTTTTCAGATGTTTGAGGGGAGACTGGGCAGGAATGGACGATCCGTCGGTGTATAACTGCAGTGTGGCTGTGGCGGAAGCTCGGGCTGCCAAGTATGTTATCTCTTATTATACTGGTCTAACTATAAAGCAATAGTGTGTGcttctgcaggtgtgtgtgtgtgtgtgtgtgtttcacatatCTCTAGAACCATTACTCCTATCGACTTCACACTTGGCAGTTGTAATTCTGCAGTTCAATTTGGTGCAATTTGAACACGCAACTTTTGATGAAGCAATCTGCTCAGCCCTACAGTAGTGGGCATATGACATTGtataacacagacacagttcaccatgaaaatgttttacaattaCTAATGGTAATAACAAAGTgaagaaacaacatttttattttgtgacagTTTAGATTCACCTCAGGACAGTTCCAGGATGGTGGTGAAACAGGTTACTCTGGAGCCCTGCTACCACTAAACTtcataaagcaataaaaaactGGACTGATGGAAAAGATATACCTGTCCAACCCTTAAATCTCCTCGTCTTGCTCTTTCAGCCCTGAGCCCCAGACCTCAGCACCGCCTCGACCGTTGgagatggagctggagctggagcacTTGGACGGCGAAGAGCAAGATGCGATCTGGTCCTACCCCACCTGCCCAGATGTCGAGGAATGCAGGCTGGGTCTCCACAACTGTCACCCCTTCGCCACGTGCATCAACACTCCCACCTCCTATGAGTGCCACTGTGAGAGAGGTTACACGGGGGATGGCACATTGCACTGTAACCAGACGTAAGAGTCTTAAATGCGTTCCTCTTTTGGATCATGCTTTCACTGTCTTTACACAAAATTATGCTGCACCTACACCATTTATTTATCAGGATTGCTTTTATTATGTCCTTCCCCCAAAACTTTTCCTCGTCTTCAGGTGCTACAATGAATGTCGGGAGGGTCAGTGTAGCGGGAGCCCGCGGTTTGAGTGCGAGTGTTCCCTGGGCTGGACGTCTGACCCTGCCACTCTTGTGCTGAGTGGTGTTGAATGTGATGTGGGCTGTGGCTGCAACTTCCACTCCACCTGCATTACTGCTCCGGGGATCTGTGACGAATGTCAGGGTGAGTCATTAATTGAAGGATTTCTGTTGTATTTAGtcagtttttgcttttttgagtAATGTTGAGGCAGGACAGAAAAGCTGTCCTCTACTGTTCTGTTGGGACAATCATACTTCGTAAAAGTGAAACTCCATTGGTTATGTGCTGGTTGAAATGTCCTCTTTTGACATCCTTCCTCTGGCTCTCAGATTGGACCACAGGGCCTCACTGTGAGCACTGCCGTCCAGGTAGCTTCGGTTCAGCCCTGGCTAGTGGCAGTGGCTGTGTTCCTTGCGAGTGTAATGGCCATGGCGACCCTCTTCAAGGCTACTGTCACAACCAGACGGGCCAATGCTACTGCACCCACAACACTCAGGGGCCACACTGCGAGTCCTGCCTGCCGGGCTACTACGGAGACCCCAGGTAATGAGATCTTTTGTATCTACACTCATTGAAAACAATTTGAAACCAAGGAGCGGAGGTTATAGTATAATACTGATGATCAAGCAGAAACAGCGGAAATATCTTTTGtatgtccatgttttttttatcatgactgTCTCTGTCCAATAGGAACAACGGCACGTGCTACCGCCAGTGCCAGGGCCGGTCAGTActgctctcctccacctcatcatccACCAtgcctctctcctcatctctggGATGGCGCAGTGGCACAGAAGGGAAAGGAGGACTTTCTCATTGCCTGTGGGTCCTGTCTGTGACAGAGAACCTGGCACCTTGTATGCCGCGGCAGCTGTGTCCCCCTGTAGCCCTCACGCTACACCCAGACTCCCACACAAACTGTAAAGTGAGTACAAGCAAATTGACAGCTGTGCTGCAGCATCAAGAATTGTCAACGCTTCTTTTACATTCCTTTGCTGTACTTTATTTTGCAGAACTCATTTGTCTATGTGTTTGATGGCCTTCCTCGTTTTCTGGCCAATGGAGTTGTACATTCAGATCACAACCTAATTGGAGCATTTTGTGGCACTACAAGGACTCAGCCTATCACAGTGCAGGCCACCTCAGGTATCATTCAAACTTGAACTTATGGCACTAACTTAACTTAGTTATTAACTAATAACAACACTTTTCAAAGTGTAACCCTGATCTAGATATTCCCCGTAACTAATGTAAACATTAAAAGTGTTCAGTCCCTTTAACAATATTGTACTTTCTCTTTGACCACCAGGTGTAATCTCTGTCTACTTTGAGGCTAACGTCTCTTCAAACAAACCTCAAGGCTTCAATGCATCTTTTTGGGTGCGGCGGTGTCAACAGAGCTCCGACGAGGGTGAGGAGGGGTCACTCGTGTGTCCAGGTGGAGCCCAGTGCCAAAGTGGGCTCTGCCAGTGCCCTCAGGGATATGGGGGCCCCCACTGCGACCGACCCATTTGTCCTCAGGATTGTGGGATAGCAGAAGGAAAAGGAGCTTGTAATTTAGTAAGACTTGTTACAGataatttatttctgtgtttgtgaatgtatAAAATGTGGAAATTGTATATAAATTATTAGAGTACCATAAGTATTAGAGTACCATAAAACTGTATGCCATTTATATGCATACAATATGATTTAATGTATTGTGTTGTGTATAATATCATtaagctgtaaaataaaaatacagctttgctcaaaatataataatattttgagCAATGATGTGTCTTTTTATGCCAATGTAAATTCTCAGTTATGCAAGAAATTTGGgatgagaaaatgaacacaCTTTCCTGCATTGCTAACAATCATATTTTGTCTGTCACAGTCtcttggagtgtgtgtgtgctcagacaGCTGGGCTGGCTCAGATTGCTCCGTTCCTCGTGACTCCAACAGCctggtttgggaaacactgctGGACACACAGCTGACAGTGGTACGGGCAAAACATGACAAACcttaaattaacacattttacacacaaactcattcaTGTGCACCATTGTTTCACAGAACCAGGCCCACAGGTTCCTCCACAGGATGGGCCACTCTCTGATGTCCGGACCACAGGGCAACCTTTGGATGTATGGAGGACTCTCTCTGTCAgaaggcattctgggaaatgtctACAGGTAGGAACATGAAAGCGGAGACTGTTCTCAGTAATCTCATGAAAAAGTGTTATTATACTGTATCTGTAAAGCGCATGTACTTTCTTTACGTGTATAATAACACTTTTTGTGCATTTAGATATTCTGTGTTGGAGCACCGTTGGACCCAGATGCTGACGAGCTCTGTGGAAGAAGGCTCGACTCCCAGCCCTCGCTATCACCACGCCTCTGCAATGCTGACCAGTCACGAGTTTCCCTCTGGAAGCCACGGAACCGGCCACAGCGTCATGTTGGTGGTGGGTGGTGTCACTCCAAATGGTGTTGCCATGGATACCTGGAGTCTCAATCTCAGCAGTTTAGTCTGGAGAGAACACAAGGTTAGAATATCACCTAGAAATACAAAATTTCTGAAAAAtaccatgtctttttttttttttttttacctctaacaatttttttttttttctacctttgaCAGAGCTCAGTGCTGCCCCCGGTTGCAGGCCACACGCTGACCGTACGCCGAGATGCCTCTGTGCTTTTGATTGGAGGTTACTCTCCAGAGAACGGCTTCAACCACCATCTGTTAGAGTTCAGTCCTCACTCTGGGAACTGGTCCATCGCCCCACACACTGGCACACCACCGACAGGTTTTTGAgactttctgcttttttaaaggGTTGTAACatagattttaaataaaaagaataattcatATAGGGATACACCACAAGTACAAAAATACTTCATTCTTTAGTCTACCTCACTAAGAAATTCAGGGTCAcgttttgaaaaaacaacaagattttTTTGTATAGACTTAgcaaagtctttttctttttgcttctcaATCAGGTTTATATGGCCACTCAGCAGTCTATCATGAGCAGACTGACACCATCTATGTCTTTGGAGGCTACCGCTTTCACGTGGAGACAGTGGAGCCCTCAGGCGAACTCTACAGTCTGTACTACCCGAACCTCACCTGGTCTCTGCTGGTCCCCTCACAGGGAAATAAGGTAAGAGCCTGACCTCATCTCTGTCACCCGTTACAGGTCAGTCATTTAGACGAGCCGAGCAGTTAACCTCTCTCTGTCCAGTGCGTAAATATAACTTCGCTTTTCTTGCTGTGCGCAGCCCCTGTCCCGTTTCTTCCACGCTGCAGCTCTGATCAAAGACACCATGGTCATTGTCGGTGGGAGGACAGAAGCAGAGGAATACAGTaactctgtgtctctgtatcAGATCAACTGTAACACCTGGATACAACCAGGTGACCATCTCACTGTCGCCATGCAGCTTCTGTAATGGTCAAAACCTAAATTGTTATACCATTACCTAATCACATTTCGTCGCTTTTTCTCAGCCTCAGCTGTAGGAGATCCAGTAAATCGCTCAGTGGCTCTCGCCATGACAAGCTCGGGAGGCTGCCTCTTTTTGTCAGGCGGCTTCAATGGTGTCACGCTGGGCAGACTGCTGACCCTAACTGTGCCCTCTGACCCCTGTGGACTACTGCCAACGCCAGAGGCTTGCAACACCACCACTGGCAGCTGCGTCTGGTGTAGGGGAAGCTGTGCTTCTTCTGATACTGCTGAGAGGTAACATTTTTGGCTTTGAGGCAAATCAGTAAATGATTTTGGCACTCTAGCCACTACTAAGATATtgcatcacttcctctctctccatcagaaTGGGCTGTTTCACTGGCCAGTCTCCCTGTTCCCCAACCCCTCGTCAGCCAGACCAGTGTCGAAGACTGAAGACCTGCAGTGAATGCCTGGCCCGACACCCCAAGACGTTCTCTAGTCCAGCACAGGTAACGTACAACACACATATTCAACCACTATCACTAGCTCAAAGAGAGACGGTGACAACTGACATCAGTTCTTTATTAAAATTCCTAGCCTGCTCTACAGTGTAAATGGTGCACAAACTGCCCAGAGGGGGCCTGTATCAGCAGCTCTGTTAGCTGTACGTCTGAACACGATTGCCGGATCAACCAGAGAGAGATCTTCCTGTCCAGCAACTGCACTGAGACCAGCTGTGAGGCCTCCGACTGCCCCAAGTGTACTGCTTCTGGAAAGTGCATGTGGACTCGCCAATTCAAACGCACAGGTGCGGTTAGTGGTGTTGAAGAGCCGGGACGAAATTGTGAATTTTCTTAACTTTTCTGCTGAGTTCTTGAAACCCAGATTTAGAGCACTCTCGTGAAGTGTTCCAGTAAAAACATATGACTGTGTTGTGATTTCTCCAGGCGAGACGAGGCGCATCCTGAGTGTGAGCCCCACCTATGACTGGACATGTTTCAGCTACGCCCTTCTCAACGTCTCACCCATGCAGGTGGAGTCTTCACCCCCTTTGCCTTGCCCTCCACCTTGCCACAGTCTCCATAACTGCAGCCTCTGTCTGGGATCAAGAGGCTCTGATGGGGGGTGGCAGCACTGTGTATGGAGCATGGCACTGCAGCAGGTACGGCTGCATTACTGGAGTTTTACTGGGTGGTACTgtgtgtcaataaaaaaaaataaaaaaaacatgttcatagGCAACTgacctctctccccttcttccaGTGCATGAGCCCGTCTTTTGTGCCCCTGCGATGTGAGGCCGGTCAGTGTGGTCGACTGCTCTCTGGGGGGGACTCTTGCTCCCCCCAGTGCTACCAGCTCACCCAGTGCTCCCAGTGCATTGGCAGGCCTCAGTGTGGCTGGTGTGCAGCTCGTGGGGGCAACGGGGCTGGAGGTTGTCTGCAGGGAGGACTCGATGGTGAGAAATATCTTGCTTGGAGCTGAGGGTTGTAGAGTGTCGTACTGTTTCTAACCCCAGATTCAACTCGCCTTCCTTCATTATTGACTCCCAGGGGTGACTGAGGGTGTTTGCCCCCTGAGAAACAGCAGCTGGTCTTTCCTCCATTGTCCTGAGGAGGACGAGTGTGCTAACGGCCATCACCACTGCAACAACACCCAGGATTGCCACGATCTGCCCCAGGGATACCACTGCACCTGCAAGCATGGTTACATTCTCAGCAGGTTAGATCAGGAGTAAACATTTATGTCctgaatagaagaaaaacatttttctttaaaattcaGCATTGCTTTTCATCGTAACTGGACTGGTTTACCCAAATCAATTCCTCTTGCTTTTCTCCTGTTCAGTGTTTCTGGTCAGTGTGAGCCAGTGTGTTCACAGGGCTGTGTGAACGGGACATGTGTGTCCCCAGGAGTTTGCCGGTGTCATTTTGGCTTCGTGGGGGACAACTGTTCCTCTCAGTGCAGCTGCAACAAACACAGCAACTGTGCTGGTGTTAACAAACCAGACGTTTGTCTCGAGTGCCACAATAACACCATGGTAAGTGCTTACAGTAATACACATCCGAAAACcgtaaactttgtttttttccagattcaTTTTTATGTATTGATTTCTGCTTCCCCCAATTCTAGGGTAAGCACTGTGAGAAGTGTAAGCCACTGTTCGTTGGCTCTGCCAAGGGCGGCGGCACTTGTCGTCCATGTCGAGAGTTTTGCAGGGGAAACagtgctgtgtgtctgtcccgGGATGAACATAAGAAGGCCCTTGAAAACCCACGGCTCTACCCTCTGGACCCCAACAGCGTAAGTGTCTGAAATCTTTGGGGCCTCATTCTGGTtataagtaaaagaaaatagacGA
Encoded proteins:
- the megf8 gene encoding multiple epidermal growth factor-like domains protein 8 isoform X3; translation: MGPKRRELAVPVMASPHPVSVILAFLLLAQSPVCQAGDCKGHRQVLRGPPGYVTDGPGNYSVNGNCEWLIKAPSDSHRIVLNFTFMDTECTYDYLFVYDGDSYQSPLLASLSGNTLPQPIEAKSGKMLLHLFSDANYNLLGFNATYTFSLCPGACGGHGRCDSSTSKCQCHQDWGGADCTTPLCSKDCLVNGQCDKRGERCLCNAGFLGHSCQLGLHDDNGVGQWWRVSEENPYTPPRTGSAGVYLSSTGAMYLFGGFDLNRAFGDLIKYNFTSNQWESRSYGHSPVARHSHTAVEWMSNMVIFGGELANGSLASDVWMYRPLHDDWQQLGFLNTRGAPKLANHAAAVVDDYLYVFGGRTEEDMFSSSLYRFGLRGSGRWEAVQPTGGKPPATAGHSMVFHSPSRTLLVYGGHRPTTARFSVRVNNTDVFHVDRRFWTSFRSRFPATGPRERAFHSATVIGNYMVVYGGNVHIHYQEEKCYDEEIFFYHLGCHQWVSSGERWSLRGDAVRGRYSHVAAVMEGRVLLVAGGYSGVARGDLVAYKVPLFVSSDQGDRDAVCAEALDESMCLKNPECSWCEGRCREYQPTNQCGSTGCLGLARFLSDCQSCLVFSGTPASLARAPGEFGWCVQNESCLPVSERSACRVDQISGAYGWWGERTLFLTSLHSCRTENYVPGLHLLTFQHPRNDSQPDKVSILRSTNIILSPTTEMDVALQFRGFVHPLWGAPPPSPPPTETVSMWARIQRLHFEARMASGPNSSQLQEVVGRWAAQQEKELKLLARTDGSRLFSNLTRGNHYLVQAEGYLNNSGSGQTSEMALIWNRTLPGGSEISFLFLEPYRSGSCSGYMSCLACLSDQSCGWCPSLSRCLLRDGPDVEPCPEREKGEGKEEDQRHLLLAPQQCTLCEEYRDCSACTQDPYCEWQINSSKKGDYQCSRRGRLDGSIRDPTGCPRVCNQRKTCGECLSNSSQCAWCESAQACFYFAAYLTKYPYGECRDWYDSVHSVPQCKQCSALNTCTDCLRIFQCGWCGDYNNPTIGKCLRGDWAGMDDPSVYNCSVAVAEARAANPEPQTSAPPRPLEMELELEHLDGEEQDAIWSYPTCPDVEECRLGLHNCHPFATCINTPTSYECHCERGYTGDGTLHCNQTCYNECREGQCSGSPRFECECSLGWTSDPATLVLSGVECDVGCGCNFHSTCITAPGICDECQDWTTGPHCEHCRPGSFGSALASGSGCVPCECNGHGDPLQGYCHNQTGQCYCTHNTQGPHCESCLPGYYGDPRNNGTCYRQCQGRSVLLSSTSSSTMPLSSSLGWRSGTEGKGGLSHCLWVLSVTENLAPCMPRQLCPPVALTLHPDSHTNCKNSFVYVFDGLPRFLANGVVHSDHNLIGAFCGTTRTQPITVQATSGVISVYFEANVSSNKPQGFNASFWVRRCQQSSDEGEEGSLVCPGGAQCQSGLCQCPQGYGGPHCDRPICPQDCGIAEGKGACNLSLGVCVCSDSWAGSDCSVPRDSNSLVWETLLDTQLTVNQAHRFLHRMGHSLMSGPQGNLWMYGGLSLSEGILGNVYRYSVLEHRWTQMLTSSVEEGSTPSPRYHHASAMLTSHEFPSGSHGTGHSVMLVVGGVTPNGVAMDTWSLNLSSLVWREHKSSVLPPVAGHTLTVRRDASVLLIGGYSPENGFNHHLLEFSPHSGNWSIAPHTGTPPTGLYGHSAVYHEQTDTIYVFGGYRFHVETVEPSGELYSLYYPNLTWSLLVPSQGNKPLSRFFHAAALIKDTMVIVGGRTEAEEYSNSVSLYQINCNTWIQPASAVGDPVNRSVALAMTSSGGCLFLSGGFNGVTLGRLLTLTVPSDPCGLLPTPEACNTTTGSCVWCRGSCASSDTAERMGCFTGQSPCSPTPRQPDQCRRLKTCSECLARHPKTFSSPAQCKWCTNCPEGACISSSVSCTSEHDCRINQREIFLSSNCTETSCEASDCPKCTASGKCMWTRQFKRTGETRRILSVSPTYDWTCFSYALLNVSPMQVESSPPLPCPPPCHSLHNCSLCLGSRGSDGGWQHCVWSMALQQCMSPSFVPLRCEAGQCGRLLSGGDSCSPQCYQLTQCSQCIGRPQCGWCAARGGNGAGGCLQGGLDGVTEGVCPLRNSSWSFLHCPEEDECANGHHHCNNTQDCHDLPQGYHCTCKHGYILSSVSGQCEPVCSQGCVNGTCVSPGVCRCHFGFVGDNCSSQCSCNKHSNCAGVNKPDVCLECHNNTMGKHCEKCKPLFVGSAKGGGTCRPCREFCRGNSAVCLSRDEHKKALENPRLYPLDPNSIQDRVSEGPTEENAVCVNCQNNSVGDKCESCLSGYFLLQGKCEKCQCNGHADTCNEHDGTGCPCQNNTETSSCLSSPQSDRKDCYRQQCAKCKDSFNGTPVNGRQCYRQFNVDTECCFDPTSQTNCFHDPTIRNLPKGRTVFFAAQPKFTNVDIRVTIDVTFGEVEVYVSNSHDTFIVDVDRYTGIHAIKIEEESATRGTTTGGDKDSPPSPIKVFANASSSLGGPVLSQNPLQLQAKPPGADREIREERAEGLITYITVWKPQTVLIVHVVRDRVVITFPHEVHSLKSSRFYIALRGVGTGERQGESQGLLFLRQDQAHIDLFVFFSVFFSCFFLFLSVCVLLWKVKQFLDFRREQRRHIQEMTKMASRPFAKLTIYLEPEEPQLIYLPSSGGGVGGSTVSLAHARTSKLGGVVVGQRGRAGGVSYKHDPGSGPTAHHHHHLTLGGGGNSGQHLPLHYLNTHNYASTTTGTPASHHHHPSTYSGYQHFCRSDPFLSQLMGFSYSTFKVGPITLEPTDDGMAGVATVLFQLPGGVLAPNRACLGSALVTLRQNLQEYCGHGSGGGHTGAGAGRKGLLGHQHLTTMAM
- the megf8 gene encoding multiple epidermal growth factor-like domains protein 8 isoform X1, with translation MGPKRRELAVPVMASPHPVSVILAFLLLAQSPVCQAGDCKGHRQVLRGPPGYVTDGPGNYSVNGNCEWLIKAPSDSHRIVLNFTFMDTECTYDYLFVYDGDSYQSPLLASLSGNTLPQPIEAKSGKMLLHLFSDANYNLLGFNATYTFSLCPGACGGHGRCDSSTSKCQCHQDWGGADCTTPLCSKDCLVNGQCDKRGERCLCNAGFLGHSCQLGLHDDNGVGQWWRVSEENPYTPPRTGSAGVYLSSTGAMYLFGGFDLNRAFGDLIKYNFTSNQWESRSYGHSPVARHSHTAVEWMSNMVIFGGELANGSLASDVWMYRPLHDDWQQLGFLNTRGAPKLANHAAAVVDDYLYVFGGRTEEDMFSSSLYRFGLRGSGRWEAVQPTGGKPPATAGHSMVFHSPSRTLLVYGGHRPTTARFSVRVNNTDVFHVDRRFWTSFRSRFPATGPRERAFHSATVIGNYMVVYGGNVHIHYQEEKCYDEEIFFYHLGCHQWVSSGERWSLRGDAVRGRYSHVAAVMEGRVLLVAGGYSGVARGDLVAYKVPLFVSSDQGDRDAVCAEALDESMCLKNPECSWCEGRCREYQPTNQCGSTGCLGLARFLSDCQSCLVFSGTPASLARAPGEFGWCVQNESCLPVSERSACRVDQISGAYGWWGERTLFLTSLHSCRTENYVPGLHLLTFQHPRNDSQPDKVSILRSTNIILSPTTEMDVALQFRGFVHPLWGAPPPSPPPTETVSMWARIQRLHFEARMASGPNSSQLQEVVGRWAAQQEKELKLLARTDGSRLFSNLTRGNHYLVQAEGYLNNSGSGQTSEMALIWNRTLPGGSEISFLFLEPYRSGSCSGYMSCLACLSDQSCGWCPSLSRCLLRDGPDVEPCPEREKGEGKEEDQRHLLLAPQQCTLCEEYRDCSACTQDPYCEWQINSSKKGDYQCSRRGRLDGSIRDPTGCPRVCNQRKTCGECLSNSSQCAWCESAQACFYFAAYLTKYPYGECRDWYDSVHSVPQCKQCSALNTCTDCLRIFQCGWCGDYNNPTIGKCLRGDWAGMDDPSVYNCSVAVAEARAANPEPQTSAPPRPLEMELELEHLDGEEQDAIWSYPTCPDVEECRLGLHNCHPFATCINTPTSYECHCERGYTGDGTLHCNQTCYNECREGQCSGSPRFECECSLGWTSDPATLVLSGVECDVGCGCNFHSTCITAPGICDECQDWTTGPHCEHCRPGSFGSALASGSGCVPCECNGHGDPLQGYCHNQTGQCYCTHNTQGPHCESCLPGYYGDPRNNGTCYRQCQGRSVLLSSTSSSTMPLSSSLGWRSGTEGKGGLSHCLWVLSVTENLAPCMPRQLCPPVALTLHPDSHTNCKNSFVYVFDGLPRFLANGVVHSDHNLIGAFCGTTRTQPITVQATSGVISVYFEANVSSNKPQGFNASFWVRRCQQSSDEGEEGSLVCPGGAQCQSGLCQCPQGYGGPHCDRPICPQDCGIAEGKGACNLSLGVCVCSDSWAGSDCSVPRDSNSLVWETLLDTQLTVNQAHRFLHRMGHSLMSGPQGNLWMYGGLSLSEGILGNVYRYSVLEHRWTQMLTSSVEEGSTPSPRYHHASAMLTSHEFPSGSHGTGHSVMLVVGGVTPNGVAMDTWSLNLSSLVWREHKSSVLPPVAGHTLTVRRDASVLLIGGYSPENGFNHHLLEFSPHSGNWSIAPHTGTPPTGLYGHSAVYHEQTDTIYVFGGYRFHVETVEPSGELYSLYYPNLTWSLLVPSQGNKPLSRFFHAAALIKDTMVIVGGRTEAEEYSNSVSLYQINCNTWIQPASAVGDPVNRSVALAMTSSGGCLFLSGGFNGVTLGRLLTLTVPSDPCGLLPTPEACNTTTGSCVWCRGSCASSDTAERMGCFTGQSPCSPTPRQPDQCRRLKTCSECLARHPKTFSSPAQPALQCKWCTNCPEGACISSSVSCTSEHDCRINQREIFLSSNCTETSCEASDCPKCTASGKCMWTRQFKRTGETRRILSVSPTYDWTCFSYALLNVSPMQVESSPPLPCPPPCHSLHNCSLCLGSRGSDGGWQHCVWSMALQQCMSPSFVPLRCEAGQCGRLLSGGDSCSPQCYQLTQCSQCIGRPQCGWCAARGGNGAGGCLQGGLDGVTEGVCPLRNSSWSFLHCPEEDECANGHHHCNNTQDCHDLPQGYHCTCKHGYILSSVSGQCEPVCSQGCVNGTCVSPGVCRCHFGFVGDNCSSQCSCNKHSNCAGVNKPDVCLECHNNTMGKHCEKCKPLFVGSAKGGGTCRPCREFCRGNSAVCLSRDEHKKALENPRLYPLDPNSIQDRVSEGPTEENAVCVNCQNNSVGDKCESCLSGYFLLQGKCEKCQCNGHADTCNEHDGTGCPCQNNTETSSCLSSPQSDRKDCYRQQCAKCKDSFNGTPVNGRQCYRQFNVDTECCFDPTSQTNCFHDPTIRNLPKGRTVFFAAQPKFTNVDIRVTIDVTFGEVEVYVSNSHDTFIVDVDRYTGIHAIKIEEESATRGTTTGGDKDSPPSPIKVFANASSSLGGPVLSQNPLQLQAKPPGADREIREERAEGLITYITVWKPQTVLIVHVVRDRVVITFPHEVHSLKSSRFYIALRGVGTGERQGESQGLLFLRQDQAHIDLFVFFSVFFSCFFLFLSVCVLLWKVKQFLDFRREQRRHIQEMTKMASRPFAKLTIYLEPEEPQLIYLPSSGGGVGGSTVSLAHARTSKLGGVVVGQRGRAGGVSYKHDPGSGPTAHHHHHLTLGGGGNSGQHLPLHYLNTHNYASTTTGTPASHHHHPSTYSGYQHFCRSDPFLSQLMGFSYSTFKVGPITLEPTDDGMAGVATVLFQLPGGVLAPNRACLGSALVTLRQNLQEYCGHGSGGGHTGAGAGRKGLLGHQHLTTMAM